The following coding sequences lie in one Pectobacterium sp. A5351 genomic window:
- a CDS encoding lysozyme inhibitor LprI family protein: MKIAFTALITVGVTLVAFNYNAQAASFPCDKATSEQEKLICASPLLGQLDEELAQAWKTSRAFLTAYSNSAPWEKTLNQFQRNWLTTRDQCKDEDCLRQRYQQQLNRLRYLNDIAQHALPSPITPVKSTSCFHGSFSYEYVMSGLSAEEYRDLAEYFREMYDQKAPYHAVSLTMTNQRGKIDGGASIAFRYGNKLDDSSFTARQMSDVQAIGKGESSFGQQVKILLTCIDDDHLQLATFGSNQEEGYLFNTLLVRDKTSQEQQKTP, from the coding sequence ATGAAGATAGCCTTCACTGCCCTTATCACCGTCGGAGTGACGCTGGTCGCCTTCAACTACAATGCGCAAGCCGCCAGTTTCCCCTGCGACAAGGCCACTTCGGAGCAAGAGAAACTGATTTGTGCCAGCCCGCTGCTCGGACAACTGGATGAAGAACTGGCGCAGGCCTGGAAGACCTCACGCGCGTTCCTGACCGCGTACAGCAACAGCGCACCGTGGGAAAAAACGCTCAATCAGTTTCAGCGCAACTGGCTTACCACGCGCGATCAATGCAAAGACGAAGACTGCCTGCGTCAGCGCTATCAGCAGCAGTTAAATCGGCTACGCTATCTGAATGATATCGCACAGCACGCACTCCCTTCGCCCATTACCCCCGTGAAAAGTACGTCCTGTTTCCACGGCTCATTCAGCTATGAGTATGTGATGTCAGGGCTTTCCGCCGAGGAATATCGCGATCTGGCGGAGTATTTTCGGGAAATGTACGACCAAAAGGCCCCCTACCACGCCGTCAGCCTGACCATGACCAACCAGCGCGGCAAGATTGACGGCGGCGCGTCCATTGCATTCCGCTACGGTAACAAGCTGGATGATTCCTCCTTCACGGCACGTCAGATGAGCGATGTACAGGCTATCGGCAAAGGTGAAAGCAGTTTCGGTCAGCAGGTGAAAATACTGCTCACCTGCATTGATGACGACCATCTGCAACTTGCCACCTTCGGCAGCAATCAGGAAGAAGGTTACCTGTTTAACACGTTGCTGGTGCGCGATAAAACCTCACAGGAACAGCAGAAAACGCCGTAA
- the ilvD gene encoding dihydroxy-acid dehydratase, translated as MPKYRSATTTHGRNMAGARALWRATGMTDNDFGKPIIAVVNSFTQFVPGHVHLRDLGKLVAEQIEASGGVAKEFNTIAVDDGIAMGHGGMLYSLPSRELIADSVEYMVNAHCADAMVCISNCDKITPGMLMASLRLNIPVIFVSGGPMEAGKTKLSDQIIKLDLVDAMIQGADPKVSDEQSEQVERSACPTCGSCSGMFTANSMNCLTEALGLSQPGNGSLLATHADRKQLFLNAGKRIVGLAKRYYEQDDESVLPRNIANKAAFENAMILDIAMGGSTNTVLHLLAAAQEGEVDFTMTDIDRLSRQVPHLCKVAPSTQKYHMEDVHRAGGVIGILGELDRAGLLNREVNNVLGKTLPETLEAYDVMLTQDESVKSMYSAGPAGIRTTQAFSQDCRWDSLDTDRQEGCIRSREFAYSQDGGLAVLYGNLAENGCIVKTAGVDEGSLVFRGPAKVYESQDDAVDAILGGKVVAGDVVVIRYEGPKGGPGMQEMLYPTTYLKSMGLGKSCALITDGRFSGGTSGLSIGHASPEAASGGTIALVQDGDTIAIDIPNRSIALVLDDAELASRRAAEEARGEQAWTPHHRERQVSFALRAYASLATSADKGAVRDKSKLGG; from the coding sequence ATGCCTAAGTACCGTTCAGCCACCACCACGCACGGCCGTAATATGGCCGGTGCCCGAGCCTTGTGGCGCGCCACCGGGATGACCGACAATGATTTTGGTAAACCCATTATCGCTGTGGTCAACTCCTTCACCCAATTCGTGCCTGGCCATGTGCACTTGCGCGATCTGGGTAAACTGGTTGCCGAGCAAATCGAAGCTTCTGGTGGTGTCGCGAAAGAATTCAACACTATCGCAGTGGACGACGGCATCGCCATGGGTCACGGCGGTATGCTCTATTCTCTGCCTTCCCGTGAACTGATTGCCGACTCGGTAGAATACATGGTCAATGCTCACTGCGCGGATGCGATGGTGTGTATCTCCAACTGTGACAAAATCACCCCGGGGATGCTGATGGCGTCACTGCGTCTGAATATCCCGGTGATTTTCGTTTCTGGTGGCCCGATGGAAGCGGGGAAAACCAAACTCTCCGATCAGATCATCAAGCTGGATCTGGTGGATGCGATGATTCAGGGCGCGGACCCAAAAGTCTCTGATGAACAGAGCGAACAGGTGGAACGTTCTGCCTGTCCGACCTGTGGCTCCTGTTCCGGTATGTTTACCGCTAACTCGATGAACTGCCTGACCGAAGCGCTGGGCCTGTCTCAGCCGGGCAACGGTTCGCTGTTGGCGACGCACGCCGACCGTAAACAACTGTTCCTGAACGCGGGTAAACGTATTGTCGGTTTGGCGAAGCGTTACTACGAGCAGGATGATGAGAGCGTACTGCCGCGCAACATCGCCAATAAAGCTGCATTTGAAAACGCCATGATTCTGGATATCGCGATGGGCGGTTCCACCAATACCGTGCTGCATCTGTTAGCCGCGGCGCAGGAAGGTGAAGTGGACTTCACCATGACCGATATCGACAGACTGTCACGTCAGGTTCCGCACCTGTGTAAGGTGGCGCCGAGTACGCAGAAATACCACATGGAAGACGTACACCGCGCGGGTGGTGTGATCGGTATTCTGGGCGAGCTGGACAGAGCGGGTCTGCTGAACCGTGAAGTGAACAACGTGCTGGGCAAAACGCTGCCGGAAACGCTGGAAGCCTACGATGTCATGCTGACGCAGGATGAGAGTGTGAAAAGCATGTATTCCGCTGGCCCGGCAGGTATCCGCACCACGCAGGCGTTCTCGCAGGATTGCCGCTGGGACTCACTGGATACCGATCGTCAGGAAGGTTGTATTCGTTCCCGCGAATTTGCCTACAGTCAGGACGGCGGCTTGGCCGTGCTGTACGGCAATCTGGCAGAGAATGGCTGTATCGTGAAAACCGCAGGCGTGGATGAAGGTAGTCTGGTCTTCCGCGGTCCGGCAAAAGTTTATGAAAGTCAGGATGATGCGGTAGACGCTATTCTGGGCGGTAAAGTTGTGGCGGGCGATGTGGTTGTGATTCGCTACGAAGGGCCGAAAGGCGGACCGGGTATGCAGGAAATGCTGTATCCGACCACCTACCTGAAATCGATGGGGCTGGGTAAAAGCTGTGCGCTGATCACTGATGGCCGCTTCTCCGGTGGTACTTCGGGTCTGTCTATCGGCCATGCCTCTCCTGAAGCGGCCAGCGGCGGCACCATTGCGCTGGTACAGGACGGTGATACCATCGCGATTGATATTCCAAACCGCAGCATTGCGCTGGTTCTGGATGATGCGGAGTTGGCGAGCCGCCGCGCAGCGGAAGAAGCACGAGGCGAACAGGCCTGGACGCCGCACCATCGTGAACGTCAGGTGTCTTTTGCGCTGCGCGCGTACGCCAGCCTGGCAACCAGCGCGGATAAAGGCGCTGTGCGGGATAAAAGCAAGCTGGGAGGCTAA
- a CDS encoding branched-chain amino acid transaminase, with amino-acid sequence MTKKADYIWFNGEMVPWAEAKVHVMSHALHYGTSVFEGVRCYNSHKGPVVFRHREHMQRLRDSAKIYRMPVEQSVDELMEACRETLRKNNLTSAYIRPLVFIGDVGMGVNPPDGYKTDVIIAAFPWGAYLGEEALEAGIDAMVSSWNRAAANTIPTAAKAGGNYLSSLLVGSEARRHGYQEGIALDVHGYVSEGAGENLFEVKDGVIFTPPFTSSALPGITRDAIIKLAKDAGYEVREQVLSRESLYLADEVFMSGTAAEITPVRSVDGIQVGIGKRGPVTKALQQAFFGLFTGETEDKWGWLDPVNQ; translated from the coding sequence ATGACAAAAAAAGCGGATTACATTTGGTTCAATGGCGAGATGGTTCCATGGGCTGAAGCAAAAGTACACGTGATGTCGCACGCTTTGCATTATGGCACTTCCGTCTTTGAAGGCGTTCGTTGCTACAATTCACATAAGGGCCCGGTAGTTTTTCGTCACCGTGAGCACATGCAGCGCCTGCGTGATTCGGCAAAAATTTACCGTATGCCGGTCGAGCAAAGCGTGGATGAACTGATGGAAGCTTGCCGTGAAACGCTGCGTAAAAATAACCTGACCAGCGCGTATATCCGTCCGCTGGTGTTTATTGGCGATGTGGGGATGGGCGTGAACCCACCAGACGGTTATAAAACCGACGTGATCATCGCGGCGTTCCCGTGGGGCGCGTATCTGGGTGAAGAAGCGCTGGAAGCGGGTATTGATGCCATGGTGTCGTCCTGGAATCGCGCCGCAGCGAATACGATTCCGACCGCGGCTAAAGCGGGCGGTAACTATCTGTCCTCCCTGCTGGTGGGCAGTGAAGCTCGTCGCCACGGCTATCAGGAAGGGATCGCGCTGGATGTCCACGGCTATGTTTCTGAAGGCGCAGGCGAGAACCTGTTTGAAGTGAAGGATGGCGTTATCTTTACGCCGCCGTTTACCTCTTCGGCGCTGCCGGGCATTACGCGTGATGCCATCATCAAGCTGGCGAAGGACGCGGGATATGAAGTGCGCGAGCAGGTGCTGTCCCGCGAGTCACTGTATCTGGCGGACGAAGTGTTCATGTCCGGCACGGCGGCGGAAATTACCCCAGTGCGTAGCGTAGACGGTATTCAGGTCGGGATTGGCAAACGCGGTCCGGTCACCAAAGCCCTGCAACAGGCGTTCTTTGGCCTCTTCACGGGTGAAACCGAAGATAAATGGGGCTGGTTGGATCCGGTAAATCAGTAA
- the putP gene encoding sodium/proline symporter PutP translates to MTISTPMLVTFLVYIFGMVLIGLFAYRATNNFGDYILGGRRMGSVVTALSAGASDMSGWLLMGLPGAIFISGISESWIAIGLTLGAYLNWKWVAGRLRVHTEINHNALTLPDYFTHRFEDNSKLLRVISALVILIFFTIYCASGIVAGARLFESTFDMSYGTALWAGAAATIAYTFIGGFLAVSWTDTVQASLMIFALILTPVMVILSLGGIDTSLMVIEAKNPANLDMFKGLNVIAILSLMGWGLGYFGQPHILARFMAADSHHTIRSARRISMTWMILCLAGAVTVGFFGIAYFQSNPDQAGNVTQNSERVFIELSMLLFNPWIAGVLLSAILAAVMSTLSCQLLVCSSAITEDLYKPFLRKNASQKELVWVGRAMVMLVAMIAIVLALNPENRVLGLVSYAWAGFGAAFGPVILISLLWPRMTRNGALFGMIVGAATVLIWEHYAWLGLYEIIPGFIFNSLTIFIVSLLGKAPSKAITDRFNQAEAKYKSV, encoded by the coding sequence ATGACAATAAGCACACCTATGTTGGTGACGTTTCTGGTGTATATTTTCGGGATGGTTCTCATCGGCCTGTTTGCCTATCGCGCCACCAATAACTTTGGCGATTACATTCTGGGCGGACGCCGAATGGGAAGCGTGGTCACTGCACTGTCGGCTGGCGCTTCCGATATGAGCGGCTGGCTGCTTATGGGATTACCGGGTGCCATTTTCATTTCCGGCATTTCTGAAAGCTGGATCGCGATCGGCCTGACGTTAGGCGCGTATCTGAACTGGAAATGGGTTGCCGGACGCCTGCGCGTACACACTGAGATAAACCATAATGCGCTCACCCTGCCTGACTATTTCACCCACCGCTTTGAAGATAACAGCAAATTACTGCGTGTCATTTCCGCGTTAGTGATCCTGATTTTCTTCACCATCTATTGTGCATCCGGCATTGTGGCAGGGGCACGCCTGTTTGAAAGCACTTTCGATATGAGTTATGGCACCGCGTTATGGGCAGGAGCGGCGGCCACCATCGCCTATACCTTTATCGGCGGTTTTCTGGCCGTGAGCTGGACGGACACCGTTCAGGCCAGCCTGATGATTTTCGCCCTGATCCTGACGCCGGTCATGGTCATTTTATCGCTGGGAGGAATAGACACCTCTCTGATGGTGATTGAAGCGAAAAACCCAGCCAATCTGGATATGTTCAAAGGGCTGAATGTTATCGCTATCCTCTCGCTGATGGGCTGGGGTCTGGGCTATTTCGGTCAACCGCACATTCTGGCGCGCTTTATGGCCGCCGATTCCCACCACACCATCCGCAGCGCGCGCCGCATTAGTATGACCTGGATGATTCTTTGTCTGGCTGGTGCCGTGACGGTAGGCTTCTTCGGCATTGCTTACTTCCAAAGCAACCCTGATCAGGCAGGTAACGTGACGCAAAACAGCGAACGCGTCTTTATCGAGCTATCGATGTTACTGTTCAATCCGTGGATTGCCGGCGTGCTGCTGTCTGCGATTCTGGCCGCCGTGATGAGTACGCTGAGCTGCCAACTGCTGGTGTGTTCCAGCGCCATCACCGAAGATTTATACAAGCCCTTCCTGCGTAAAAATGCCAGCCAGAAAGAGCTGGTGTGGGTTGGCCGCGCCATGGTGATGTTAGTGGCAATGATTGCCATCGTGCTGGCGCTTAATCCTGAAAACCGCGTACTGGGTCTGGTGAGCTATGCCTGGGCTGGGTTCGGTGCCGCATTCGGCCCCGTGATTCTGATTTCTCTGCTGTGGCCGCGTATGACGCGCAACGGCGCCCTGTTTGGAATGATTGTGGGCGCAGCAACCGTGCTGATCTGGGAACACTACGCCTGGCTGGGCCTATATGAAATCATCCCGGGTTTCATCTTCAATAGCCTGACCATTTTTATCGTCAGCCTGCTGGGTAAAGCGCCCTCAAAAGCGATTACTGACCGCTTCAATCAGGCGGAAGCAAAATATAAGTCCGTTTGA
- the ilvY gene encoding HTH-type transcriptional activator IlvY has translation MDLRDLKLFLHLAESRHFGRTAKAMHISPSTLSRQIQRLEEDLGQTLFLRDNRTVQLTDAGEHLKLFAQQTLLQYQQLRHTIDQHGPSLSGELRIFCSVTAAYSHLPPILDRFRALHPLVEIKLTTGDAADAVEKIQSNEGDLGIAGRPEALPVSVDFIPLDKLPLALIIPALPCPVQSLVRQANPDWSQIPFILPEHGPVRKRIDLWFRRNHITNPQIYATISGHEAMVSMVALGCGIALIPNVVLENSPEPVRNRVSVFVEQVMEPLELGVCVQKKRLSEPLIAAFWDILQDTP, from the coding sequence ATGGATTTACGTGATCTCAAATTATTCCTGCATCTGGCGGAAAGCCGACACTTTGGTCGTACCGCCAAGGCGATGCACATCAGCCCGTCGACACTGTCGCGGCAAATTCAGCGGCTGGAAGAGGATTTAGGGCAGACGCTGTTTCTGCGCGATAACCGCACCGTGCAGCTCACCGATGCTGGAGAACATCTGAAGCTGTTCGCTCAGCAAACGCTGCTGCAATACCAGCAGCTACGCCACACGATAGACCAGCACGGGCCGTCATTAAGCGGAGAACTGCGGATTTTCTGTTCTGTCACCGCCGCCTACAGCCACCTGCCGCCGATTCTGGATCGCTTCCGGGCGCTGCACCCGCTGGTGGAAATTAAACTGACGACCGGCGATGCCGCCGATGCCGTTGAGAAAATTCAGTCGAATGAGGGGGATTTGGGGATTGCAGGACGCCCGGAGGCCCTGCCTGTCAGCGTTGATTTCATACCGCTCGATAAACTGCCTCTGGCCTTGATCATCCCAGCGCTACCTTGCCCTGTGCAATCGTTGGTGCGTCAGGCGAACCCGGACTGGTCGCAGATTCCCTTCATCCTGCCGGAACACGGCCCGGTGCGTAAACGCATCGATCTGTGGTTCCGCCGCAACCACATCACCAATCCGCAAATTTACGCCACCATCTCCGGGCATGAAGCGATGGTATCGATGGTCGCGCTGGGCTGCGGCATCGCGCTGATTCCCAACGTCGTGCTGGAGAACAGTCCGGAACCGGTACGTAACCGCGTTTCTGTCTTTGTCGAGCAGGTCATGGAACCGCTTGAACTGGGTGTTTGCGTACAGAAAAAACGGCTTAGCGAACCACTAATTGCCGCCTTTTGGGACATATTACAGGACACGCCATGA
- the ilvA gene encoding threonine ammonia-lyase, biosynthetic, which translates to MAVSQPLPAAPGGAEYLRAILRSPVYEVTQVTPLEKMEKISSRLGNVILVKREDRHAVHSFKLRGAYAMMAGLSDEQKSHGVVTASAGNHAQGVALSSSKLGIKSLIVMPVATADIKVDAVRGFGGEVLLYGANFDEAKAKAIELSQQQKMTFLPPFDHPAVIAGQGTLALELLQQDAHLDRVFVPVGGGGLAAGVAVLIKQLMPQVQVIGVEAEDSACLRAALDAGQPVDLPRVGLFAEGVAVKRIGDETFRLCREYLDDVITVDSDAICAAVKDLFEDVRAIAEPSGALALAGMKKYIQQHQIQGERLAHILSGANVNFHGLRYVSERCELGEQREALLAVTIPEKQGSFLKFCQLLGGRSVTEFNYRYADAKDACIFVGVRLTRGYAERQEIIAELSADGYEVVDLSDDEMAKLHVRYMVGGRPSKPLQERLYSFEFPESPGALLKFLQTLGTHWNISLFHYRSHGTDFGRVLAAFELEAGDREFEQHLQALGYECHDETNNPAFRFFLAG; encoded by the coding sequence ATGGCTGTGTCACAACCTCTTCCTGCCGCGCCGGGAGGCGCGGAGTACCTGCGGGCGATCTTGCGCTCGCCAGTGTATGAAGTCACGCAGGTCACACCGCTGGAGAAGATGGAGAAGATCTCTTCGCGGCTGGGTAATGTCATTCTGGTAAAACGTGAAGACAGGCACGCGGTGCACAGCTTCAAGCTGCGCGGCGCGTACGCCATGATGGCGGGGCTGAGTGACGAGCAGAAGTCACACGGCGTGGTGACAGCGTCTGCGGGTAACCATGCGCAGGGCGTGGCGCTCTCCTCCAGCAAGCTGGGGATTAAATCGCTGATTGTGATGCCTGTGGCGACGGCCGATATCAAGGTGGATGCCGTGCGTGGTTTTGGCGGCGAAGTGCTGCTATACGGCGCTAACTTTGATGAAGCCAAGGCGAAGGCCATTGAGCTGTCACAGCAGCAGAAAATGACGTTTCTGCCGCCGTTCGATCACCCGGCGGTGATTGCGGGTCAAGGTACGTTGGCGCTGGAATTGTTACAGCAAGATGCCCATCTGGACCGCGTGTTTGTGCCTGTCGGCGGCGGCGGTCTGGCGGCGGGTGTTGCCGTACTGATTAAACAGCTGATGCCGCAGGTGCAGGTGATCGGCGTGGAAGCGGAAGATTCCGCTTGTCTGCGCGCGGCGCTGGATGCCGGGCAACCGGTCGATCTGCCGCGTGTCGGGTTGTTTGCTGAAGGCGTTGCGGTGAAACGCATCGGCGATGAAACGTTCCGCCTGTGTCGGGAATATCTGGATGACGTGATTACCGTCGACAGCGATGCCATCTGTGCGGCCGTGAAAGATCTGTTCGAAGATGTTCGTGCGATTGCTGAACCGTCCGGCGCGCTGGCGCTGGCGGGGATGAAAAAATACATCCAGCAGCATCAGATTCAGGGTGAGCGTCTGGCGCATATTCTGTCCGGTGCGAATGTTAACTTCCACGGATTACGTTACGTTTCCGAACGCTGCGAGCTGGGCGAACAGCGTGAAGCCTTGCTGGCGGTGACAATCCCCGAGAAACAGGGCAGCTTCCTGAAGTTTTGCCAACTGCTGGGTGGCCGCTCCGTTACCGAGTTCAACTATCGCTACGCCGATGCCAAAGACGCCTGCATTTTTGTTGGTGTGCGCCTGACGCGTGGCTATGCGGAGCGGCAGGAGATCATTGCCGAGCTGTCTGCGGATGGTTATGAAGTGGTGGATTTGTCCGATGATGAAATGGCGAAGCTGCATGTTCGCTATATGGTCGGCGGACGCCCTTCCAAACCGTTACAGGAACGGCTTTATAGCTTTGAGTTCCCTGAGTCACCGGGGGCGTTACTGAAATTCCTGCAGACGCTGGGGACGCATTGGAATATTTCGCTGTTCCATTACCGCAGCCACGGCACGGATTTTGGCCGCGTGTTGGCCGCGTTCGAGCTGGAAGCGGGCGATCGGGAGTTCGAGCAGCACCTACAGGCGCTGGGCTATGAATGCCACGACGAAACCAATAACCCAGCGTTCCGCTTCTTTCTGGCGGGTTAA
- the ilvM gene encoding acetolactate synthase 2 small subunit produces the protein MTHHQLSIQARFRPEVLERVLRVTRHRGFKVCAMNMVQTTNTDHINIELTVASHRSVDLLSTQLSKLLDIACVDIQPMTTSQQISA, from the coding sequence ATGACACATCATCAACTTTCGATTCAGGCGCGCTTTCGTCCCGAGGTTCTGGAGCGTGTATTGCGTGTTACCCGCCATCGCGGTTTCAAAGTTTGCGCGATGAATATGGTGCAAACCACCAATACCGATCACATTAATATTGAACTGACCGTTGCCAGCCATCGTTCGGTAGATTTATTGTCAACGCAATTGAGTAAGCTGTTAGATATTGCCTGCGTTGATATTCAACCGATGACGACATCACAGCAGATCAGCGCCTAA
- a CDS encoding DUF2461 domain-containing protein: protein MATQFTGFSQAGLTFLQQVRQNNDKAWFDEHRAVYDEQLVAPFRTLVDELSLTMLQIDDHFETRPAIGKTLSRIHRDTRFSHDKSRYRSHMWLTFKRTRKDWTDAPVYFFEITPDTWRYGLGYYSATRNTMDLFRQTLRGNPSQFLDVASCLGNTFALEGESYKRPLIKGQEPELADWYNRKSFAAICTRQDMEVLFSGDLVTLLSQGFTQLEPLYHYLMNIETMKKAAQETESSTRAFPADKWFDR from the coding sequence ATGGCAACGCAATTCACCGGTTTTTCTCAAGCGGGTTTAACGTTTCTTCAGCAGGTGCGGCAAAACAACGATAAAGCGTGGTTTGATGAGCATCGTGCCGTTTACGATGAGCAACTGGTTGCACCGTTTCGCACGCTGGTGGATGAGCTTAGTCTGACCATGTTGCAGATTGACGACCATTTTGAAACGCGCCCGGCCATCGGCAAGACCCTCTCCCGTATTCACCGCGATACGCGTTTTTCTCACGATAAATCACGCTATCGCAGCCATATGTGGCTCACTTTCAAACGCACACGCAAAGACTGGACGGATGCGCCGGTGTATTTCTTTGAAATCACGCCGGATACCTGGCGCTATGGGCTGGGCTATTACAGCGCGACGCGCAATACGATGGATCTGTTCCGTCAGACGCTGCGTGGTAATCCGTCACAGTTTCTTGACGTGGCGAGTTGTCTGGGAAATACCTTCGCACTGGAAGGGGAAAGCTATAAACGTCCGCTGATTAAAGGTCAGGAGCCGGAACTGGCTGACTGGTATAACCGTAAATCGTTTGCTGCGATATGTACCCGGCAGGATATGGAGGTGCTGTTTTCCGGCGACCTGGTGACGCTTCTGTCACAAGGTTTTACCCAGCTTGAACCGCTCTATCACTACCTGATGAATATCGAAACCATGAAGAAAGCCGCGCAGGAAACAGAGTCCAGTACGCGGGCTTTCCCGGCGGATAAGTGGTTTGATCGTTAA
- the ilvC gene encoding ketol-acid reductoisomerase, giving the protein MANYFNTLNLRQQLDQLGKCRFMGRDEFADEASYLKGKKVVIVGCGAQGLNQGLNMRDSGLDIAYALRAEAIAEKRASWRKATENGFTVGTYEDLIPQADLVVNLTPDKQHSAVVQAVQPLMKQGAALGYSHGFNIVEVGEQIRKDITVVMVAPKCPGTEVREEYKRGFGVPTLIAVHPENDPKGEGMAIAKAWAAATGGHRAGVLQSSFVAEVKSDLMGEQTILCGMLQAGSLLSFDKLVAEGTDPAYAEKLIQFGWETITEALKQGGITLMMDRLSNPAKLRAYALSEQLKGIMAPLFQKHMDDIISGEFSSGMMADWANDDVKLLTWREETGKTAFENAPQFDGKIAEQEYFDNGVLMVAMVKAGVELAFETMVSSGIIEESAYYESLHELPLIANTIARKRLYEMNVVISDTAEYGNYLFANAAVPLLKGDFMASLQPGDLGKAVAGTEVDNAQLRDVNEAIRNHPIETVGHTLRGYMKDMKRIAVAG; this is encoded by the coding sequence ATGGCTAACTATTTCAACACATTAAACCTGCGTCAGCAGCTGGATCAATTGGGCAAGTGCCGCTTTATGGGGCGTGATGAATTTGCCGATGAGGCGAGCTACCTGAAAGGGAAAAAAGTGGTGATCGTCGGCTGTGGTGCTCAGGGCTTGAACCAGGGTCTGAACATGCGCGATTCTGGTCTGGATATCGCTTATGCCCTGCGTGCTGAAGCGATTGCCGAAAAACGTGCATCATGGCGCAAAGCGACCGAAAACGGCTTCACCGTTGGCACCTACGAAGATCTGATCCCACAGGCTGATCTGGTGGTTAACCTGACGCCGGACAAACAGCACTCCGCTGTGGTTCAGGCAGTACAGCCGCTGATGAAGCAGGGCGCTGCGCTGGGTTACTCTCACGGTTTCAACATCGTTGAAGTGGGCGAACAAATCCGTAAAGACATCACCGTTGTGATGGTGGCACCGAAGTGTCCAGGTACGGAAGTACGTGAAGAATACAAACGTGGCTTCGGCGTACCGACGCTGATCGCGGTTCACCCGGAAAACGATCCAAAAGGCGAAGGCATGGCCATTGCTAAAGCCTGGGCTGCGGCAACCGGTGGCCACCGTGCTGGCGTTCTGCAATCCTCTTTCGTTGCGGAAGTGAAATCTGACCTGATGGGTGAGCAGACCATTCTGTGCGGTATGTTGCAGGCGGGTTCTCTGCTGAGCTTCGACAAACTGGTTGCGGAAGGCACCGATCCAGCTTACGCAGAAAAACTGATTCAGTTTGGCTGGGAAACCATCACCGAAGCGCTGAAGCAAGGCGGCATTACGCTGATGATGGATCGTCTGTCTAACCCAGCGAAACTGCGTGCTTACGCGCTGTCTGAGCAGTTGAAAGGCATCATGGCACCGCTGTTCCAGAAACACATGGATGACATCATCTCCGGCGAATTCTCCAGCGGCATGATGGCCGACTGGGCGAACGATGACGTGAAACTGCTGACCTGGCGTGAAGAGACCGGTAAAACGGCATTCGAAAACGCACCGCAGTTCGACGGTAAAATCGCTGAGCAGGAATACTTTGATAACGGCGTGCTGATGGTTGCGATGGTGAAAGCGGGCGTTGAGCTGGCGTTTGAAACCATGGTGAGCTCCGGCATCATCGAAGAATCCGCTTACTACGAATCCCTGCATGAGCTGCCGCTGATCGCCAACACCATTGCGCGTAAGCGTCTGTATGAAATGAACGTGGTTATCTCTGATACCGCAGAATACGGTAACTACCTGTTTGCTAATGCTGCCGTTCCGTTGCTGAAAGGGGATTTCATGGCTTCTCTGCAACCGGGCGATCTGGGCAAAGCGGTAGCGGGTACTGAAGTCGACAACGCGCAACTGCGTGATGTTAACGAAGCCATCCGTAACCACCCAATCGAAACCGTAGGCCACACGCTGCGCGGTTACATGAAAGACATGAAACGTATCGCCGTTGCGGGTTAA